The Pochonia chlamydosporia 170 chromosome Unknown PCv3seq00008, whole genome shotgun sequence sequence GATCCTAAAGCCCTCGAGAACAGGTGATTAAGAAGGAGGCGCACGCTTGGCATACAGGCACAGCATATGCTAACGTTTATTTCGACTGTGGACCAGTAGAACGCTGGGAAGTTATCCCACGTCCGGTTTGTTGATTCCATAAACTTCATAAGGAATTGAAGCCGGACAATACTAATAGCGGTAACACTATGATATAAAATTAGCTATGCTGTATAACATCAATGGGAAGGCCAGGCACACAATAATCCTACACTAAACATTAGAGTAGCTCCAACTCTCTTTTTCCAGTGTAGTTGCATCTTTTTAAGCGGTGGAAGAGGCAAGCCAAGCATCCACATATCAAGGAGAATGTTTGAAGCAGCGTTTGCCCAGGCCATGGCGTTCATGTTCAAACAATGTCCTTCTGTCTCTCCAGCCCAACCTCTCCAGTAATGCGAAATGGGGTAGCACTGAAAGACAGTGATGAGGCCATAGATGATGATAAAAGACACTATCACCCCTATAGTGGCCCAGATGAGACGCCGCATTATTTTGCCTGGAAAGAGCCGCAGGTAAAAGGCAAGTATTGATAATTTAACTGCAAAGACCTGGATAAAATAGAGGACTTCAATCACGTACCCGGACTGCACTATAGTTAGCATTAGCCGCTATAGCCACCAGCGAGACTAGCCTACAAGAAGACATTTGGGGATGCTATCAAACGATAGTGTCCATATGTCCCTTCCCAGCCCGTTTCCAACACCTACATACTATCAGTATAAGCTATTAAGACTAAGCAGTCTTGCACCTACATTTAACAGTAACGATAACTGCGCTAGCTATTTTGCAAATCTTATAACAACAGCGTTTATTAACGACTAAAGATGGAcaggaggaaaagaaggttATGGTAGACTCACAAATGATAACGTAATAATATAATCGTCAAAATAAAGGCCTTTACCAAGATAAAACCTCTCAAAAAGCCGTAAACTAACCATAACACTTGTAACGCAAAGGAGTGCAATTGATATCTGTATCAACTTTGGTCCTCTGTCTCGAATCGGGGCATCGCAGGCAATAGAAGTCAGGTTGAGAGTTACTGACACATGTTAGTTAACTCTTACTGTAATTCTCTTATTCGTATCTTTTACTGGCATACCAAGAGTGTCTTTTGGTTTGCATTTATATTCTGTGCAGGTAACAACCCTAGCGTATAATGCAGCGTTGGTGCAGAGACAGCCAATAATATTAATGGAGCAATTGGAAGCTATTAAAGTGTCCGCAAGACACGTCTCCTGTGGTCAAGTACAACTTGTATTAGCCAGAAAATTTATATAAGGCTTAAAGGGCTATACCTACGGCACACGCAGGTAACAGACCTGTCCACGAACCTTGGGCAACAACTGGGGTAAGTTGGGCCATGGCGGCGAAGAGGTGCATGATGGATATCATATTCTAAAATGGCAAGATTCTTTTCGAATACATGCGAGCGGTAATGGTTAGCAGCGAACGATACTAGCACCTGTGAATCCTTTAAATGTCTTTAATGCCGTTGGTCCTGTCTCGTATACGAAATTGCCTGCCGCGGATATTGCCCCGATGCGACGATCCGACGATACTAGCCGCCACATTGCCACATGGCTGATCAGAGGCAAGCCAGCTAACACCCACTTTCAACCCGGGTTCCAAGTAACTATGGCGTGACACGTGTACATAGACGTGGACTCCGTAGATTCCGTTGGGTTCCAACCACGATCACAAAGTAGCGTAGTCCTCATGGTTAAACTTGTCGTGACGATGCCAGACTAATAAGCGTACAAGTCCCCCATTTTAGAGCAATATTGCAATAGGGATTAATTATTATGTAATAGTACTCTTACGAATAAAGAAGTATTAACAATATAACGTACTCCACCAGCGAGTCGGTCACCCAACCACAAAAATGTACTATGGTCCTTTAACCCTGTATTTCTGCACCAAAAATCATGGAATCCTTAAGTAAAGAGAATTAAATAATTTTAGCTATAAAGCGAAATCTAGAGCTAAGCATTCGAGCGACTGCGAAAGTCTACGGAGTGGGCCGTAGTTTACTAGGCGATCGCTTTAACAGTATTATTGCGCGGTGAGATACTATGCCTAGTTGTCGGAAACTCACATATCTAGAGGAATCTACAATTATTCAATATGTCCTTAACCTAGATGCTTGATCGTTTCTTCCCGGCTTCGTGGCGTTAAAGATACGGCCAATCAATTTTATGCTACTTTTCCAAAATCAAGGACCCCGGCAATCCGTTCGTCGACTAGGATCTACGATCTTGCTTTGGAGTTTACAACCAGTTGGGAGGAAGCATGCAACCCTTTAAAGACACCACGTATACTAAAGTACTATTCCTAGAGCCTTTACAGACCTTTGTATTTGTCTTGTGGCGGGAGGTGATTGGGTATGTATGGGTGCGACGGCTCTGAACGTTCGAGTCAAGGCTACCATGGACTCCTTAGTCAAGAGCGACTGACTTGGGGTCCGTTTCGGGGTCCTTGACGTCAATTTGTacaatcttcttcattcCGGACATCTCGCAGGCAGTGCAGTCCTCGCCTCTTTCGATATGAGTCAAGGTTACATCGTATAGAAtatcatcctcctctggcTGCTTAAACCTGGAAGTCTTCTTCATAATAAACTCTAGGTTCTCGGGGAGCGGGCAGCGATCCATCATTTCTTCACCTTCCAAGTAGGTAACGGCCCTTAGCTGTGTCGGATGAGGCTTGTCAAGGGTGCCTTTCAAAACAACCTGGCCACTGCCTTCAGCCTTAATCAAGTCATACTGCAGGACCCCAGGCAGATTGGTCACAGGCTTGCTTACAGCAACATCGCCAAGGCGCAtatttttcttcttgctggaAATGCCACCTCCAATGCCAAGCATCAGGGCAAGGCGAACATTGGGAACTCATGACTGACATAAACCGCAATATTAGAGGCGCTGACTTTGCCCATGTCAATTGGTTGAGCAACCACGACACTGTGTTGACCAATACGACCGGACCTATATTTTTGGTTGTGTTCATGAAGCACTGAAACTCCTCGTTAAAGCTTAGCGCAACAGCAACGGATTCCTTAACCAAGGCATTGAAGATTGCTACAGTGACCTCCTCTGGCCGGATGCTCTTCAATTTGAGCTTTGAAGGCAGCATTATCGTCGTTTCTTCAGATTGAAAGCAGAAATCAATGAATTAACTGCTTCGAAAGCGTGTTCCGTCGGCAAACATGAGTTTCTTTACAGAAGGGAGGAGTTAATCACTAGTTCGTCCTGAGGAGAAGCCTGCTCCTCAGTTTGAGTCCGCCTTTCCACCACCAGGCAGGATGGGACGTGCCTCGCTGTTCCAGCCGGTGTCAGGCACTGCAGGCATAATCACACCAGCTGCATGACAAATCCAGCTACAGGTTGAGATTGGCTTACACACCCTGAGACGATATATATAGCAACATGCCAACCATGCAACCTCAGAGGCAACCAAGACTTCATCCACGACCTTTACGAGGCAGAGAACTTGGACCGTGATTATTACTCGTTGCTCTTATCGGCTTGGCGTTGGGTTATTCAACTCTGCCCAAAATGTTCCACTGTGTGGGACTAACCCCTTTTCCCAATGGGATcatgttggccaaggcgTACGGGGCCCACGGCCGTAATATTCAGGGATCAGCTTGGTACCGGGACGTCATTCGAATTGCGGAGTAAGACAATTGAAATCTTTCCAAAAAATTCGATGCAAAGCCTTGCTGCGAGCAGTACTACGTCTCAAAGACTACATTACCAACCTCTAGCAAACAAGAGGCGGAGCCAGATGCTCCGCGTCAGGGTAAATTTGGATTCTCTGCAGATATTCACGTACTAACATTTGACAAAGCATGAAACAGCTGCTGAAAGTACAGACAGGGGCAAGATGAACTTCTAGCAAAATTGTCCGTGGTATATTGCCTGCCTATACCTACTTAGTCATAACCCTCTGCTTAGTGCCTTGCACAACGCCATAAACCTATTGCCTGATAATATTAATAACGCTGGTTAGTATTTAGGATTCTCATGTATTGTGTTGACAGCCTTCTTTCACGCTGTCTCAGTGGTATTAGACCTAAAGCTGAGACTTGTATATTGATAGCATTCTTATTGTAACAGTTATGGCCCCCTTTATAGGCGTTTTGACCAGTGTTGTAAACTACGGAGGACACAGTCGCCCTGAGCTTTATTGTGCTGATATATAAGCTGAAAAACCGCCGTGTGGAGATGTCCGCCCCTTgctggatgacattgtgTCACGTCAATTGCATTgggcagcggcggcgatggcCATGTTTGATTTAAGCTACTTTATCAATCATGCAGTATTATATTTCTATTTTTATACTTGTTAGAGGTTCTCCGTCATGTTGTTCCTGATTGGGGTAAGGGGATTCGTATTGAGATGAGATGTTTGGCAGCATGGAGTTGACTTGGTAGGCAGTTTATCCTAAATGAGTTAACAGGCAATCGGGCTATTATGATGACAGCCCTTCAATGACATATTTGGAAGCATCAGTGTGTCATAGTATTGCAGTTGGTGTTGGCTAGAAATTTTAACAGCTATGTTTGGGGTCCGAAAGCTCGTCTGAGAAAGAGGCACACGGCTGGTGACAAGTTTCGATGGATAATGAGAAATCAGGCGTGGAGGCCTGATTTTGTAAGTTGAAGTTTGCTCGCCTTTAGAATATCCATAAAATGCTGCTTTAGTAATAACTTCTCAAATCTCCAGCTACATGTATAACTTTAAACTATCACAGTAGTGCTTGCCCCCTTGTGAATTGACTAAACTCCACTAAGTCCCAGTTCCGCATTTGGAGCTAACATGCCCACAGGACATCTGAGCCTTACCGCAATACGTACCAGGGATGATACAAGGATAATGCGCCAACATGAACTCAGATTGGCCACTCACAGCAGACTCAGAGGGCCTTGGCAGACGTAGGTTTCCAGGTCAAGTGGCATATTATCTTCCAGTCGCGCTGCCTCCTCAACTTGAAGCCCAGGTCCGAGACACCACTTCAGTTCTGATGCATTGCCAATACGTATCCCAGAGCATTGTACTAGATCATTCGCTTCAGCACCCACCTAAGCATGTTAGAGCCGTTTTCATACAATCCCCTTGCCGATCCAACAGTCGAGATACGTCTCCTTCGCGTGCATCATGGATCTATGGTGCCTCATGCGGCCGAAGAAGTCCAAGGCTTCCTTCCAACGCAACGATCAACCGAGACTTCAACAAACTCGTCCTCTAAAGGCTCTATCTCTTGGACACTAACGCATGTGTCTATTGACGATTGCCCTCCTTACACGGCTCTGTCTTATGCCTGGGGCGATCCCACGCCTTTGTACCCAATTGTCGTCAACGGTAGGGTACTCTATCTTGCCAAGAACATTTATGAAGCCCTGCAGGCAATTTCAAACCACCCAGGATCGCCATACCTATGGGTCGATGCTGCGTGTATTGATCAGAGTGATGATGCAGAGCGGAGTAGTCAGGTCCTATTGATGCATCGAATCTATCGCGAGGCGGAACACGGACTCATCTGGCTTGGTCCTCCAACGGATGGGTTATTAAACGCACTGCGAGTTCTTTCTCAACTGGGCTGGGATTTCTGGTCGCTACGGAAGGACGATCATAATTCCATTTGTTTTGAACCTACAACGCCGTACTTTACTCTTGCCCAGAGGTTTGTGCAGAGCGTTACCGATAAGACATGGCTTGATATTAGAGAATTATTATCACGGCCGTGGTGGCGTAGAGTATGGGTTATTCAGGAAGCCATACTTCCAGAAGAGGCGTCCATGATGTGTGGTACTCTAGTCGTTTCCTGGCGTAATATTCTAGAAGCGATTCAGTTTTTTTCGCTGCTACTTCTCGACACTCACCTCGACCTAgcagcccaagcccaagagATTGCATTTGCAGTAGGGCACTTCAACTTGGTAAATCGGTATTATCTCGAAGCCTCCGAAGAGAGCTCACCAGGTCTGACTCTGGAAAGCCTGTTGGATTCCATCCGATATATTAAATCCGGCGTTATCAAAGCCACTGATAATCGAGATCACATGTATGGACTGATGGGTTTGCTGAAAGATAAAGACCGCGACGCCATCAATGTCGACTACTCCAAGAGAACTACACTGGCAAACATTAATTACGATATGTCCTGTATTCTGCTCGGTCGTAACGGCCCGCAAGTCATGTCCTTGTGCGAACGGTCTCCAATGCACCAAGATGGGCTTCCATCTTGGGGATTTGACTGCCTTGATATCGGCGGCACCAAGGGTCCAGCGTTGCTAGGACAAATTCAGTTTCGAAAAGAAACTAACTCGCCATACAATGCTTCCTCAGGTACTTCCTGGACACCACGCAAGTTAAGCATTCCGTTCAAACAGCCCAGGCTCACGTTGAGGGCGTTGAGACAGGGCAGAGTACAGGGGCTCGTCCAAACGGTATTACCGCCTCAATTTACAGTGGATGAGTTTAGAGACTGGCTATCTGAGCTGGAGACTAAAACGCGAGATATTGCTTCAGGCAAAGTTCCAGAAGTGGAAACAGAATATCTTCTTTCTCTCATCTGGCGTTTACCAATCGCTGGAATTGCACTGCGGAACTGGAAGCCCCCAACCCACGAGGAAGACGTTCAACTTCTGCGGGGTTTCAAAATTCTGCTTGGATTAGTTCCTAAGCCCGAAAATATTGGTAACGACATCGAGCGGTTTCGTGAGTGGTTTCAGGAAGGCGTCGACCTCTATATGCGTTCAATAAAACTCCTCTGGCATAAGGCTTTTGTAACTTCATGTGGTTTGCCAGGATTGGGGCCAAAAGACGTtttggaagatgatgttgtaGCCATATTTGAAGGGGCGAATAATCCCTTTATAATACGGGAGCGGCCTGGTGAAACGTTTCGCATTGTGGGATGTTGCTACATACTTGGTCTGATGAGGGGAGAGGCAATGCGTCCTGATGTCACATTCGAAGATATTGTCCTAATTTGACTCTTCTCACGTTTGTTCTCCATGGATTACAAATTTACGTCTGGCGCGGTGGGCCTTCTTGATTGTACGGGATGTCCTGGTGACAAGATTGTTGGTCAACCTAACCCCATGGTTGGTTTCAACTGGGGGTGAAAATGGGTACCCACGGGAATCTCACGGGTACCCGCgaccttgacttttcttGGGTATCTGTGGTTTCCCATTTTAGCACTTGGGTTTAATTTGGGATGTATAGGTTCCTATAAAATGTGCTAGGTTAAAATAGGTGCCCACTAAGAACCTAAGCTCTAAATTCCCTATATCAAAATTAGCTTAGTAGGTATATAGCTAGCTTTTAGGTTACCTACTAACTAAAAATTAAAATCTATAGGTATTTTAGGTAACCCAAGTTACCCTACGAGTGATTCTTGGGTTGCTTTTTGGACCTAAGTTTACCCAGTAGAGTCAAATGGGGCCCCAATTTACGGGGATCCATGGGTAATTTACACACTAGTTTTAACCAGCGCTTGAGGTAGGTTGGCGGGCCAAAACAGTCAATTGCTCGTGGTCCAGCTCTCTACGGCGGTTTTATGTAAGGTGGAGCTGGTCGAGGACTaatcatcaacaccaagaagTCTCCCAATGGACTTCATAGTCTATACACATTACCAAAGTTGGTCGTGGCGCCCTCCTCTTCATGTAGAGCATTGAGAAACATCGAAAAGCTGTAAATGCTTGGATCAAGATAGTCACAACGTAGGAGTATCCTTTTATTCCGTGCATAGGCCCTTTCTTGCCGGCCTTATTGTGTGTGTCTCGAAAGTGTTTACTGCAACGTCAGCTGTATTGACGACGAACTGCACAAGTAAGTCATCTGAGTCCACACATGCCTATAAATGGTACGCCAACTGTTTCGTTGAAACAATCtgtcttgagtcttgagtcttgagtcTCTTGTACTAGCTCTCCCTGCCCTGTAGCAACATAACTTGAGATGATTGATGTCGTGGTCCCATAAGAAGATGGGTAGAAACGTCATCAGAAACGCAACCTAACGTAGGGCTTTGTTTATAGTGCGGATCTCTATTTCTTAGTAGCACCAAAGCATCTTGGGGGACAAAGTCACCATCACTTGGTTCAACATGTTGATCCACGTCCTACAAACGTAATTTACTGCTGGTCCTCTGCCATTTTCCCACTTTGGGCGGCTGAACAAACCACAGAAGATTCGCCATGCAAGATGATTGAACTAGTACGTAGCTTTATCCACTAGCTGCAGCACTTGACCTCCTTCTGGGGGTTTTATTGAGTACGGGGCATATATTTATAGTTCCTGGACACAAATTGAAGATGAGTTTGGTCTGTGATAAAGCGAATGTACGACATTCTCAGCGGATGTGGTATCGAATACGGGTTGGGATGGCTCCCAAGGCAATGTTTCATGATACAAGATCCAGGCCTGCCTGTCGTTTGTCGCTGCATGCAGATTTCTTTCTATGCTATGCCATCGCTTTGCGGCCGGGCATGACACTGATGACAAACCTGAGTCTTTATTTCTTGCTATCTAAAACTAGGAAAATACAAATGCATTCATACCTCAAAGTATCATCTACCGCACGCTCGAAGTGTTGGGAGAGTTTCGGTATTGGTAGACACTGGAAACGATCCCCACGTCAGCTAGTAAGGTACTAGCGGAAGAGTTCCGTCTAGTACTCTTAGTAATGGGGAAAGTATCGAATGACATGAGAACATCCCACTGAACTTCGACACGGCTATACACAACGATCCCCGGCACATCAAGACCGGCAAACTGAATCCAATACCCTCCACGACCTATCACATGCCTAATCCGGCTCGATAGTACAGCCAAACATGCTATTTGGCAAAATAAACCCAAGGCTGCTATTCACGGGGGGTATGATTTCCCATGTAACGAAAATACGCATTGGTCTGAGAGTTGCTGAACGCCGCGAGAATGAGACGTCGCTCAACGTCTGAAATCTCCACTGAAAAACGGGTGTAGTTTCCATGCACAACATCGACTCGATTCAAGTTTGAGAACTTGCCGGCAGCAACCTGAGGACCCAGCTCTACGATATCGTTGATGGATTTTCGGCCTTTCCGTAACTTGATAGACGGGTATTTGACAGTGGTTGGCAGGATGCTCGTTATGCAACTAACATCATGGTCTTGAGTTATCGACTCAGGGTCCGGTTCGTGGTGGCAAAAGCATTGCGCATCCATGGATAAGGTCACAAGATTTGTTAGGGTTGCAAGAGCCGGCCCCAAGTTGGTGTGATCTGTGGGCATAGAATCATCGCTTGTGTCAATCTCTATTCGTTTTAACGTCGTGCTGACTGAGCTCAGAGATAAAATGACGTCGGCCGGCGAGAAAACTGTCTGTGGGTAGTCATCGATGTAATCAAATCTGGGATAAAAATTGAACTCTTCCAATTGTTGAAATAGCTTTGCAAGGGTCTGAATTGCAGGACCCATACCGtcttcatccaacatgtTGTCCTCGGAGGGGTAAAAGTCCAACACTTTAACTTTTATTTTTTGCAAGACTTCATCGGATAAATTATCCAATGCACATATCGGTCCTGGCCGGATGGGAGAAATCCGTAATCGATGCAGGTTTGGTGCCGCCTTCAATAAGGTAACGAGCGGCCCGAGTCCTTCTGCACGTATGGGGAGACATTCCATGGTCAACACTTTGAGAGACGGCAAAACGGGCCGTGGATTTAGACAATTCACTCGCAACGACAAATGAGGAAACACGACGTAGTCTGTATCGTCGGCATCTGCTCCGAAATAATACAAAGCAGGTAGTCTGCAATCCTCGACGTTTGCTAACAGAGACAGAAGAATCTCAAGTTTCAGGGAACGCTGAACGCTGTGGAAGTGATTATGCCTTCCACGAAAGCTTTGACCGGGCGATGTCAGATGTAATTCGCCAGCTGTTCTTGAAAATGCTTATCATctgcatcatcgtcatcaaagGGTGTGACAAGGGGACTGAAGCTTATTTGCCGTGTCCAACTTCCCAGGTCGGGGCGGCTTGCTATGAGCCTAATAAAAGCATTTTGGTCGCTTCGAGGACGTAGTGAGTGAAATAATATAGGTTGCGCATTGGTGTGCAGTCTCCGGCAAGTCTCAGAGAGTGATTTGAGGCCCTGCCACTCCTCATTCATGTAATTTTCCCACTCCATTATGTGCCCTTGGAAAGGGAGAGTGCAGTGGTCGCACAGATGAGAGCAGATTTCGGTGAGACACTCGGTGGGAAGAGAAAGTAAATGGGATGCCATTGGGAGATGAATGTCCTAGTCGTGACCGACCGAAATGAGCAAAGATGGTTTTTGGTGGTGTGCAACAAGGTATGGAGAGGATGTAAAGggagagttgaagaagaatatTGTGTGTGGCGACAAAGAGAAAAGCAGCCAACGCTGCAGGGGAGTGAGGTCAAGGCGAATTGAGGAGCAGTGAATGTCAAGTACCTTCTAACGGACACAGTGAACGTGTGAAGAATGATCACACGACTATCACACGACCTTCACAGACTGAAGATAAACATTGACACAAtacccagaccagacatgtaaACATTGAATTGTCCCAGGCAGGATTTATGTACCCACAAGCACGTGCCTCTTCACATTGTAAGAAATTCACCTGGCTACCTGTAGGGAAAGAGCTATCGATTGCCTTTGACTTGCTCTGCCTGATATCATTGCGTGTAGGGACCGTAAATGCATTCGACCCTCACAGTGAAGTTGtgaacttcttcaacttttgcTGTGCTCTCCACGAATCCTCAAGCAAGGTTGGCTTCTTGCACAGCTCAAAACTTTGAATGCCCAGACGTCTTACCATCTTGAAACCGCCAGTACCAATCCTCGTTGTTTGCCCCAGGATAATAGACTCAGACACCCCATCTAATCGATCAGTCTTCATGCCTGCAACCGCATCAAACAGATGATCCGCCGTTTTCTCAAACGAAGCCAGATGTAACACACTATCCCGAGTCTTCGATAATCCATAGCGAGTGATGCCAAGAACCTCACCTTTGTAGGTCATTGCGTCTGCCAGCAAATGCATATGCCGATGATCAATGTCCATGTACCCCATGACTTGGTCCATCTCCTTTACGATCGTTGTTCGAGCAGCTTCGATGCCAAGTATCTCGCTGCATTCTATGACACTATTTGTCGTAACTTGCGTACCGATTACCCCCGCGGTTGTCATACAAGCTCGCAAGCCCTGACCTTCCACTAGAATCCGGTATGTATTGTCCTCAGTACTCTCGATCAAGGCTCTGGTAGCACCTGAGTGACCTGAGATGACCACTGACGGTAGTTTCCGGCGCAGAAAGTTGGCTTTGAGCAGCATGTCAGAGGACTCGGCTGTTCTTGCTTGCCTTTCACCTCCAGGCCTGGTTGGTGAGCCGGAAGCGCCACTGATGTGGACGGTTATGATATTCCCGTTAATTCTGATATCTGATGGCAGtatcttcaacttcttctctccACAAATTGCTTGTGCTATGTCAGATACAGCAATGCCTAGATGTAAAGATGCGAGTGTACCAGTGTCAATCTGTAAGACGATATGACCACCTTCGGGCCGCCATTCAAGCTCAACAAACCGAAGAACGTCGGCCAGATAAGTCTTCTCCATTCGGGCTTTAACAACCCTAGAGACTTCCATCTTTCGGTTGTTGAGCAAGGGACAAGTAATAACAGGCGTGCTGATATTCTTAGACGCGTTAATAATCTCGTTAATACGAGGAACACCCTGTGTGATGCTCATGccagcaacgccagcaaAGTGAAATGTTTTCAAAGTCATCTGCGTTCCCGGTTCACCAATAGATTGGGCTGCGATGGCTCCAACTGGGTGGCCAGGCTCAGTGTGAGCTTTCTGATATTTCTCGAAGCACATCTTCATGAAGAGTCGTAAAGTTGTCATCGACACCTTAGCAGTCTGACATGTATGACTCTCTGCCTGATTTGTGTCTGAAATTTGATAAATGTTCGTCATCGTCTGCATCTTGTGGAGCTTATCAGCCAAGATATTGACATAGTTTCGGACTGATGATAGAAATTTGCGCCCACTTTCGTGTTCGTCGATTCCGTAGTGGCTTGTGTCATCATACGACAGGTCCTCGTTCTTCAGAAGACCTTTGCGGGAAAAATGCCTCCGTCTCATCTCCAGCTCATGACTACAAACTAATCTTATCTCCTCTGGTGTCAATGACGGTTCACCATTATCCCATGTAAGACTTTCAGCATGAGTCCAAGTCCGTTGAAAATGAACCGGGCAACCTGCTGGGCCTTCAATATTTGCCGGATCCAGCTTGTCAGCTCCGCACTGAAACTGCACAATAGTGCCTCCAGACGTCCGAACAGTGTTATCATACTGCGTAGAAAGGTCCTCCAGAGACTTCATGAGTCGACGTGACATGTACCCCGTCTCTGCAGTTTTCACTGCTGTGTCTATCAGTCCTTCTCTTCCCGAGATGGCATGAAATAAGAATTCAGTAGGTAGAAGCCCCGAGTAGAAGCTATTTCGCACAAAGCCTTTAGAATCCGGCTGCCGAGCATTCTTGTGAAAGTGTGGAAGTGTTCGGTCTTGAAAACCGTCGGGCACTCTCTGCCCACTGATAATCTGTTGACCAACAAGGGCAATCATTTGTGCAACATTGATATTTGAACCCTTTGATCCTGACAGGGCCATAATTAATGGCGCATTATTCCGACTTAGCGTATTGATGCAATGCTCACCAGCGAGTTGCCGCACTTTGTTGAGAGCACCAGATATAGAATTTTCGAGAGTTTGTTCCATATTGCAGCCTGAAGCTTTTTCGAGTCTCCCAGCGTTAAAGGCGGAAATTATATTGTCACATGAGTGATACGCACTGGAAACGAGGCGATCTCTCTCTCGTACCAAACTTGCAGCTGGGAAAACGTCGGCAACGCCAATAGAGAGCCCTTGGCGTGTTAGATACCGAGCACACAACTTCGCAAGACGATTCATGGCAATTACAGCCTGATCAGGACCGTAATCACGAAGAATGACGTAAAAGATAGAATCCTTCTTCCCCGTTCCAACAGTGGACTTGTCCATGAGTCCACACATGACCTGAGAGTTTCGAACCACAAGCCATCCGTCGTAGGGATCCATGTCAGGACAGTGACGCTGCCCTGGACTTGCTTTGAAGTTTTTGCATTTCGCATCGAGATTGACCATAACAGGTGACTGTCTATT is a genomic window containing:
- a CDS encoding heterokaryon incompatibility protein (similar to Colletotrichum gloeosporioides Nara gc5 XP_007283029.1) is translated as MLEPFSYNPLADPTVEIRLLRVHHGSMVPHAAEEVQGFLPTQRSTETSTNSSSKGSISWTLTHVSIDDCPPYTALSYAWGDPTPLYPIVVNGRVLYLAKNIYEALQAISNHPGSPYLWVDAACIDQSDDAERSSQVLLMHRIYREAEHGLIWLGPPTDGLLNALRVLSQLGWDFWSLRKDDHNSICFEPTTPYFTLAQRFVQSVTDKTWLDIRELLSRPWWRRVWVIQEAILPEEASMMCGTLVVSWRNILEAIQFFSLLLLDTHLDLAAQAQEIAFAVGHFNLVNRYYLEASEESSPGLTLESLLDSIRYIKSGVIKATDNRDHMYGLMGLLKDKDRDAINVDYSKRTTLANINYDMSCILLGRNGPQVMSLCERSPMHQDGLPSWGFDCLDIGGTKGPALLGQIQFRKETNSPYNASSGTSWTPRKLSIPFKQPRLTLRALRQGRVQGLVQTVLPPQFTVDEFRDWLSELETKTRDIASGKVPEVETEYLLSLIWRLPIAGIALRNWKPPTHEEDVQLLRGFKILLGLVPKPENIGNDIERFREWFQEGVDLYMRSIKLLWHKAFVTSCGLPGLGPKDVLEDDVVAIFEGANNPFIIRERPGETFRIVGCCYILGLMRGEAMRPDVTFEDIVLI
- a CDS encoding F-box-like domain-containing protein, with product MEWENYMNEEWQGLKSLSETCRRLHTNAQPILFHSLRPRSDQNAFIRLIASRPDLGSWTRQISFSPLVTPFDDDDADDKHFQEQLANYI
- a CDS encoding DNA-directed RNA polymerase III largest subunit (similar to Aspergillus terreus NIH2624 XP_001212669.1), producing MADLNPLRVLNLFKCISPIDCELLGLDPAEGRPEMFIWRYLPAPPVCIRPSVAQENASNEDDLTTKLAEIVWVSGMIRSALHKGSSIDTIMEQWEYLQTQVAIYVNSDAPGLQQLSQGKSIRGICQRLKGKQGRFRGNLSGKRVDFSARTVISPDPNLGIDEVAVPQPVAKNMTYPEKVHRHNIAKLQACVRNGPDIWPGALAVIKKDDGEYKISLKFANKELVAHNLAVGDVVERHLEDGDIVLFNRQPSLHKLSIMSHFVKVRPWRTFRLNECVCNPYNADFDGDEMNLHVPQTEEARAEAMMLMGVRYNLITPKSGEPIIAATQDFITAAFLLSSKDRFFDRKTFMSICMDMLDGQILVDVPPPSIIVPRALWTGKQVFDILMRPNRQSPVMVNLDAKCKNFKASPGQRHCPDMDPYDGWLVVRNSQVMCGLMDKSTVGTGKKDSIFYVILRDYGPDQAVIAMNRLAKLCARYLTRQGLSIGVADVFPAASLVRERDRLVSSAYHSCDNIISAFNAGRLEKASGCNMEQTLENSISGALNKVRQLAGEHCINTLSRNNAPLIMALSGSKGSNINVAQMIALVGQQIISGQRVPDGFQDRTLPHFHKNARQPDSKGFVRNSFYSGLLPTEFLFHAISGREGLIDTAVKTAETGYMSRRLMKSLEDLSTQYDNTVRTSGGTIVQFQCGADKLDPANIEGPAGCPVHFQRTWTHAESLTWDNGEPSLTPEEIRLVCSHELEMRRRHFSRKGLLKNEDLSYDDTSHYGIDEHESGRKFLSSVRNYVNILADKLHKMQTMTNIYQISDTNQAESHTCQTAKVSMTTLRLFMKMCFEKYQKAHTEPGHPVGAIAAQSIGEPGTQMTLKTFHFAGVAGMSITQGVPRINEIINASKNISTPVITCPLLNNRKMEVSRVVKARMEKTYLADVLRFVELEWRPEGGHIVLQIDTGTLASLHLGIAVSDIAQAICGEKKLKILPSDIRINGNIITVHISGASGSPTRPGGERQARTAESSDMLLKANFLRRKLPSVVISGHSGATRALIESTEDNTYRILVEGQGLRACMTTAGVIGTQVTTNSVIECSEILGIEAARTTIVKEMDQVMGYMDIDHRHMHLLADAMTYKGEVLGITRYGLSKTRDSVLHLASFEKTADHLFDAVAGMKTDRLDGVSESIILGQTTRIGTGGFKMVRRLGIQSFELCKKPTLLEDSWRAQQKLKKFTTSL